GCCGGTGAAAGCTGCGTGACGTAATCACCGCCTCCAGATCGTGCACCTTTACGGTTTTGCACACGCGGCACGTGACCCGGAGCGAGGCCTCTATCTTCCGCAGGTCGTACAGGGTCTTCGGATCACCAACCACATTCGCGGGCTACGCAAGCGCTAGCAGCGGCAACTGCTCGCCGCGTACCGCCAACACCGCACGCGCCTGAAGCGCCGCGTCGACTGCCTGCCGGTAGTGAACCGTCCCGCATCGCTCAGCCTCGCTAAAGCCGACTGGCGCCCATTCGTCACTCGGGTAGCAGGCGTCGTAGATCGCGCGCGCAGCCGCACGCAGCAGGAGGTCGTGCTCCATGCCAAGGCTCCTTCGATGTCGGTGCGCCGTCGATCGGCGGAAGCGCAGGCTACGCCAAGGCCCGCGTGATTCGCAAGAACATTACGAGAACGGTCGCGGTCAGGCGGGCGCCTCCGTCAGTCGAAATCGTTCCAGCTCGTGTCACGACAGGCTGACGTCTGCCTTGCAGCCGCCAAGCCGAACTGCTCCTCTATAATCCGGTCGAGTTGCACGCGTGCCCACAGCAGGTTTGCCCCCTCGCGCACGCCCTGAGCCCTGAAGCGCGTCAGGAACGTGCTGGCGCTGATACCCATGTATGCCGCGGCGACCGGCGCCGTCATGCGGGCGGGCCAGTCCGGGAGTTGCTTAATGCGGTCGAGCGCACTCACTTTTTCCGCGATGCCTTGCGCTCGGCCTGCGCCTCCAAAAAGCCAAGGGGCTTGTCACCAGCGCGTCGAGCCGCTTTGCGAGCGAGGATCTCGCTGAACTTGGGTCCCGAGCTAGGCTTTGGCTGGACTGGCGCTTCCTGCCGGACGCGAGACTCGATGAACTCTGCCAAGTCCTCTTCCCGATAAGCGATGCGACGCGCGCTTACGGCGACGTAGCTGATCGCGCCGGTGCGCTTCAGATCGCGGAGGGTGCGCTCGGAGATGAGAAGCCGTTTCGCCGCCTCTTGCGGGGTGAGCAAGGTTGTCATCAGCCGGCCGCCGCACACTCGGCTTCAGTCACGCGGCACGCGCAATGCCACCAGCTTGAGGATCCGGCGCATCGCCTCGGGCCGGCTCATCGGCTCGTGTGCGGCAATCCAGGCGTCGAGTAGGCTTAGCTCTTCAGGCGGTAGCTTCACCATCACCCCCGTCGATCCGACCGCAGGGCGACCCCTCTTTTTTTGGATATCGGGTATTGCGTCCGTCATAGTTAACGGATATCTAAAACGACGAGCCAGCGCAAGGCTTAGGACCCTCGCGCCGGCTCTGACCACAACCGTTCTAGAGGAACGAACATGGCTGACCACGCCC
The genomic region above belongs to Sphingomonas phyllosphaerae 5.2 and contains:
- a CDS encoding helix-turn-helix domain-containing protein translates to MTTLLTPQEAAKRLLISERTLRDLKRTGAISYVAVSARRIAYREEDLAEFIESRVRQEAPVQPKPSSGPKFSEILARKAARRAGDKPLGFLEAQAERKASRKK